A stretch of the Vigna radiata var. radiata cultivar VC1973A chromosome 7, Vradiata_ver6, whole genome shotgun sequence genome encodes the following:
- the LOC106767498 gene encoding 40S ribosomal protein S15a-5 isoform X1, producing MGRRILNDALRSMVNAEKRGKAMVELKPISTVMSSFLRIMKNHGYIKDFQVYDPHRVGRITVELQGRINDCKALTHRKDIKARDLEAYRLQTLPTHQWGYVVITTPDGVLDHEEAIKKNVGGQVLGYFH from the exons ATGGGGAGGAGGATTCTGAACGATGCCTTGAGGAGTATGGTGAATGCAGAGAAGAGAGGGAAAGCTATGGTGGAACTCAAGCCAATTTCCACTGTTATGTCTTCATTTCTCCGAATCATGAAAAACCATG GTTATATCAAAGACTTTCAAGTCTATGATCCGCATAGAGTGGGGAGGATAACGGTTGAACTACAAGGTAGGATTAACGATTGCAAGGCTCTTACACACCGAAAAGATATCAAGGCAAGGGATCTTGAAGCCTACAGATTGCAGACTCTTCCTACTCATCAG TGGGGTTATGTTGTGATTACAACTCCCGACGGTGTTTTGGATCATGAAGAAGCCATTAAGAAGAATGTAGGCGGCCAGGTTCTTGGTTACTTTCACTGA
- the LOC106767498 gene encoding 40S ribosomal protein S15a-5 isoform X2 — protein MGRRILNDALRSMVNAEKRGKAMVELKPISTVMSSFLRIMKNHGYIKDFQVYDPHRVGRITVELQGRINDCKALTHRKDIKARDLEAYRLQTLPTHQNNMSKKIKGKG, from the exons ATGGGGAGGAGGATTCTGAACGATGCCTTGAGGAGTATGGTGAATGCAGAGAAGAGAGGGAAAGCTATGGTGGAACTCAAGCCAATTTCCACTGTTATGTCTTCATTTCTCCGAATCATGAAAAACCATG GTTATATCAAAGACTTTCAAGTCTATGATCCGCATAGAGTGGGGAGGATAACGGTTGAACTACAAGGTAGGATTAACGATTGCAAGGCTCTTACACACCGAAAAGATATCAAGGCAAGGGATCTTGAAGCCTACAGATTGCAGACTCTTCCTACTCATCAG AATAATATGTCAAAGAAAATCAAAGGAAAAGGATAA
- the LOC106767922 gene encoding probable caffeoyl-CoA O-methyltransferase At4g26220 codes for MSANPVILQSEKLTKYILETSVYPPEAETLEELRNATATHSWGFMGADPDAGQLMALLLKLLNAKKTIEVGVFTGYSLLLTALTIPDDGKIIALDPDRACSMNTISNVSYYDPS; via the exons ATGTCCGCTAATCCAGTAATACTGCAGAGTGAGAAGTTGACCAAG TATATACTGGAGACTAGCGTTTACCCTCCAGAAGCCGAGACTCTCGAAGAGCTAAGGAATGCCACCGCAACACACTCTTG GGGATTTATGGGCGCTGATCCTGATGCGGGGCAGCTAATGGCCTTGCTCTTGAAGCTGTTGAATGCTAAAAAGACCATTGAAGTGGGAGTTTTTACAGGATACTCTCTTCTCCTCACTGCACTAACCATTCCAGATGATGGAAAG ATTATAGCCCTGGATCCAGATAGAGCGTGTTCAATGAACACCATTTCCAATGTTTCGTACTATGATCCAAGTTAA